GAGATGTCTCCACACTGGATCCGTCACTGTTCACTTTTTTCAATTTTATGTCTTTGGAAGCAGCCTTGCTTTTGTCTATCGAGGCATCTTCTTCAGATGCCTCCACAGTGGATCCGTCCCTGTTCTCTTTTTTCAATTTTGTGTTTCTGGAATCAGCTCTGTTGCTTTCGACTGAAGCAGATTTGTCTGAGGCCGTTTTGGAGGATCCGTCTTTGTTTTTCTCTGTCCGTTGTATGTCTGTGGAAGCAGCCTTGTTGCTTTCGACTGAAGCAGATTTTTCTGAGGCCGTTTCGGAGGATCCGTCTTTGTTTTTCTCTTTCCGTTGTATGTCTGTGGAAGCAGCCTTGTTGCTTTCGACTGAAGCAGATTTTTGTGAGGCCGTTTTGGAGGATCCGTCTTTGTTTTTCTCTGTCCGTTGTATGTCTGTGGAAGCAGCCTTGTTTCTTTCGACTGAAGCAGATTTTTGTGAGGCTGTTTTGGAGGATCCGTCTTTGTTTTTCTCTGTCCGTTGTATGTCTGTGGAAGCAGCCTTGTTGCTTTCGACTGAAGCAGATTTTTCTGAGGCCGTTTCGGAGGATCCGTCTTTGTTTTTCTCTTTCCGTTGTATGTCTGTGGAAGCAGCCTTGTTGCTTTCGACTGAAGCAGATTTTTGTGAGGCCGTTTTGGAGGATCCGTCTTTGTTTTTCTCTGTCCGTTGTATGTCTGTGGAAGCAGCCTTGTTGCTTTCGACTGAAGCAAATTTTTCTGAGGCCTTTTTGTAGGATCCGTCTTTGTTTATCTTTGTCCATTGTGTGTCTTTGGAAGCAGCCTTCTTGCTTTCAACTGAAGCAGATTTGTCAGAGGCCTTTTTGTAGGATCCGTCTTTGTTTATCTCTGTCCGTTGTATGTCTTTGGAAGCAGCCGACTTGCTTTCAACTGAAGCAGATTTGTCTGAGGCCGTTTTGGAGGATCCGTCTTTGTTTATCTCTGTCCATTGTGTGTCTTTGGAAGCAGCCTTCTTGCTTTTAACTGAAGCAGATTTGTCAGAGGCCTTTTTGTAGGATCCGTCTTTGTTTATCTCTGTCCGTTGTATGTCTTTGGAAGCAGCCGACTTGCTTTCAACTGAAGCAGATTTGTCTGAGGCCGTTTTGGAGGATCCGTCTTTGTTTATCTCTGTCCATTGTGTGTCTTTGGAAGCAGCCTTCTTGCTTTTAACTGAAGCAGATTTGTCAGAGGCCTTTTTGTAGGATCCGTCTTTGTTTTTCTCTGTCCATTGTGTGTCTTTGGAAGCAGCCTGGTTGCTTTCAACTGAAGCAGATTTGTCTGAGGCCGTTTTGGAGGATCCGTCTTTGTTTATCTCTGTCCATTGTGTGTCTTTGGAAGCAGCCTTCTTGCTTTTAACTGAAGCAGATTTGTCAGAGGCCTTTTTGTAGGATCCGTCTTTGTTTATCTCTGTCCGTTGTATGTCTTTGGAAGCAGCCGACTTGCTTTCCACTGAAGCAGATTTGTCTGAGGCCGTTTTGGAGGATCCGTCTTTGTTTATCTCTGTCCATTGTGTGTCTTTGGAAGCAGCCTTCTTGCTTTTAACTGAAGCAGATTTGTCAGAGGCCTTTTTGTAGGATCCGTCTTTGTTTTTCTCTGTCCATTGTGTGTCTTTGGAAGCAGCCTGGTTGCTTTCAACTGAAGCAGATTTGTCTGAGGCCGTTTTGGAGGATCCGTCTTTGTTTACTTGCTTCGATTGGTTGTTGCTTGAAGCGGCTTTGTGGGAGGACTTAGAGGCTTTTTTTTGTGACCTATCACTGGAGGATCCGTCGGCTTTTGTGATTTTCTCGCGAACATCGGATGAGCTTGCTTTGTTGTCGGATTCACTGGCGTCCTTGGATGATTTATTGATTGTTGATCCATCGGACTTCTTAATAACAATTTTAGCTTCAGAGGATTTCTTTTTGCTGTCGGACTTGTCACTCGTGTTTGAGGTCTTGGTGTGCCTGTTGCCCTTGGCATCAATATTATCCTCTTTCTGTGATGAACTGCTTCCAGATGAAGTACCGGACTCTTGGTGGGAGCTTGTTGTTTTCTTTGTTGCTTTGCCAGGTTTCCCTGGAGTGCGTGGGCCTCCTGTAATAACACCAATCTTATAGTCACCCTATTCGCAAGACTTGGTCTGAAAGCTTAAAATATCACTTGTAATTATTGTTATGTTATCAAACGAGTACTTAGGTTATCAAACAAGATCATCATGTGTAGGTATGTCAGAAAGTTGAGTAATTTAAGGGACTACCCGagattttcatcgatttttgacaagttttgaatcgtatctcctttttttgcactacagataaaattataagacaaacggctat
The Cydia splendana chromosome 24, ilCydSple1.2, whole genome shotgun sequence DNA segment above includes these coding regions:
- the LOC134802113 gene encoding dentin sialophosphoprotein-like, with amino-acid sequence MTQCCAGKTKECSLFPLGKAPAGLGKPRKPGKATKKTTSSHQESGTSSGSSSSQKEDNIDAKGNRHTKTSNTSDKSDSKKKSSEAKIVIKKSDGSTINKSSKDASESDNKASSSDVREKITKADGSSSDRSQKKASKSSHKAASSNNQSKQVNKDGSSKTASDKSASVESNQAASKDTQWTEKNKDGSYKKASDKSASVKSKKAASKDTQWTEINKDGSSKTASDKSASVESKSAASKDIQRTEINKDGSYKKASDKSASVKSKKAASKDTQWTEINKDGSSKTASDKSASVESNQAASKDTQWTEKNKDGSYKKASDKSASVKSKKAASKDTQWTEINKDGSSKTASDKSASVESKSAASKDIQRTEINKDGSYKKASDKSASVKSKKAASKDTQWTEINKDGSSKTASDKSASVESKSAASKDIQRTEINKDGSYKKASDKSASVESKKAASKDTQWTKINKDGSYKKASEKFASVESNKAASTDIQRTEKNKDGSSKTASQKSASVESNKAASTDIQRKEKNKDGSSETASEKSASVESNKAASTDIQRTEKNKDGSSKTASQKSASVERNKAASTDIQRTEKNKDGSSKTASQKSASVESNKAASTDIQRKEKNKDGSSETASEKSASVESNKAASTDIQRTEKNKDGSSKTASDKSASVESNRADSRNTKLKKENRDGSTVEASEEDASIDKSKAASKDIKLKKVNSDGSSVETSQRGASNEKIKAASSKTQYKVVAADGSVRTASEDNASVSKEANASSDINSRTVDADGNTIISSSNAASSSSSSGSSSSSNVEEVLSDDDC